The genomic stretch tttggataaaagcgtctgctaaatggcatattattattattattatgttctgTAGATATACAATAACTGTAAATAACCTACAGTAGCATTATAGCACAACACATAATAGAACTTACCAGCTACTAAACAGATTAACCTAACAtgttctaaccccctctcccaccaacccctctccctccctcacctcatGATGTAGTTGTGGCCGTCAATGGTTGGCCCGTATCCGGCCCCGCGCAGGTTGCCAGAGTTCCCCACCACGGCACAGCGCAGGCAGCGGGCGGGGTCCCAGGAGCCATAGGGGGAGCGGCCTGGGAGCACCTGGAACAGTCGCAGCAGCACCTGCTGGATAGCGTGCGGCTTGAACTGAGGCTGCAGCATCTACAGGCAGGGGGCGACAGAGAGGCCACACAGTCAGGAGAGCAGGCAGGGGGACTGGGAGAGTACCATAGACTTATAGGGGAGGACAGGCCAGCTCCTGAGGCAGACAGGCTGAGGAGAGGAGGCACTAGTCGTTTTGAGGGTAGAAAAGGatactctcctctctttctctcattcctcCGACAGGATGTCAAAAGAGGGCAGAGGGGGATGTGTAGTAGTGACTCATGAAAAAGAGAAAATAAACAAAATGTTTAAATGGAGGTGAAAAGAGGTCAGATGTTTTAGGGGGAATTGGAGGGAGAGATGTCCAAAAAATAAACATTGAAGGTGAAACTGAGTCTGTTTTTCAATGCTATCGGAGCACATGCGAACCTCCCAACCCCCAAACAAAACAGAACCATCAGGCTATTGGCACACCTTTcaaatacctctctctctcacacagctctctctctctctctctctctctctctctctcactcagctcTCGCTCGCACAGCTCTCGCTCTCACacagcactctctctctcacacacagcactctctctctctttctccagatTCTCCCCCGTGCCACCCCCTCCCCAATTCTCAGTTTCCCATGCATGACCCCTCTCActgtctcactctctttctctccccattgctccctctctctcctttcctctatctctcttgcttcctccccctcctcaatACCAGCGCCTGGCACAGCGGCTTTCTGCAGGGTCACTAATTCTTGGCAGATGTTCAGTGGACACCACTGCTGCCAAACAGTGTATTTACTGCTCTGCTCCACTCCAGCTCTGCTCCTCTCAGGCTCCATTGTAGAGAAACTATGACATGCTCTTCATTGCTCTACCACCTCTACCTTATGCCaggaatatacactaccagtcaaaagtttggacacacctactcattcaagggtctttcttaatttttatatggaatcatgtagtaaccaaaaaagtgttaaacaaatcaaaatatatttatatttgagattcttcaaatagccatgaTGACAGaatttgcacattcttggcattctctcaaccagcttcatgaggtagtcacctggaatgcatttcaattaacaggtgtgccttcttaaaagttaatttgtggaatttctttccttcttaaacacgagcaatggacatcagaccggtggaaatttgtcctttggtattgtaatgatgtcatgtcatagtattgtgtggACCAGGGGAGAGTTAGTAGATAAGTGGTTTGGTGCCACGGAGTCTGCATTCCTTATGTCAGAGTAGATTACTGATGTTGATCttggaatacatttacatttacattttcgtcatttagcagacgctctcatccagagcgacttacaaattggtgcattcaccttatgatagccagtgggacaaccactttacaatattattatttatttttttgggggggtggggtaagggggggtagaaggattactttatcctatccaagttattccttaaagaggtggggtttcaagtgtctccggaagatggtgagtgactccgctgtcctggcgtcgtgagggagcttgttccaccattgttcCACAATTGGGGTGCCAGAGTAATTGTAattgatatagtgatatagtgacaggggtaaagggtaataacatcaaagaaagggagtgcccatggaggtttaccagatgttcgtggagatacttgtaacagagtgtatatatatatagagagtggATCTTTGTTGTGGAGTTGGAAGATGGCAGAGGCAGGGCTATGTCCTTTGTCTGCGATAACTaaccatggtaccatattaaatatcttatattaaatccccatcaaaagtgtctaagtacatccttacattcgtaatcacttgataccctagaaactcatcataacaggtatggagtccaaattggagatttgtggttccaaccgctgtgtctttgtgagacgcggtgtgggtgaacggatgatctccgcatatgtatttcccaccgtaaagcatggcggaggaggtgttatggtgggggtgctttgctagtgacactgtctgtgatttatttcgaattcaaggcacacttaaccagcatggctaccacagcattctgcagcgatacgccatcccatctggtttgggcttagtgggactatcatttgtttttcaacaggacaatgacccaacacacctccaggctgtgtaagggctattttatcaagaaggagagtgatggagtgctgtatcagatgacctggcctccacaatcccccgatctcaacccaattgagatggtttgggatgagtcggatagcagagtgaaggaaaagcagccaacaagtgcttagcatatgtgggaactccttcaagactgttggaaaagcattcctcatgaagctggttgagagaatgccaagattgtgcaaagctttcataaaggcaaagggtggctatttgaagaatctcaaatataaaatatattttgatttgtttaacacttttttggttactacatgattccgtatgtgttatttcatagttttgatgtcttcactattattctacaatgtagaaaatagtacaaataaagaaaaacccttgaatgagtaggtgtgtccaaacctttgaatggtactgtataagcagtgcctttggaaagtattcagaccccttgagtttttccaaattttgttaggtttcagccttattctaaaatagattacattgttttatccccctcaatctacacaataccccatacagacaaagcaaaaataggttttttgaaatgtttgctaatttataaaaaatttaaaactgaaatattacatttacatcagtattcagaccctatactcagtactttgttgaagcacctttggcagcgattacagcttcgagtcttcttgggtatgacgctacaagcttggcacacctgtatttggggagtttctcccattcttctctgcagatcctctcaagctctgtcaggttggatggggagcgtcgctgcacagctattttcaggtctctccagagatgtacgatcgggttcatgtccgggctcttgctgggccactcaaggacattcagagacttgtcccgaagccactcctgccttgtcttggctgtgtgcttagggttgttgtcctgttggaaggtgaaccttcgccccagtctgaggtcctgaacgctctggagcagattttaatcaaggatctctctgtactttgctccgttcatctttcccttgatcctgactagtctcccagtccctgccgctgaaaaacatccccgcagcatgatgctgccaccaccatgcttcaccgtagaaaatcttatttctcatggtctgagagtcctttaggtgccttttggcaaactccaagcgggctgtcatgtgccttttactgaggaatggcttccgtctggccactctaccataaaggcctgactggtggagtgctgcagagatggttgtctttctagaaggttctcccatctccacagaggaactattgagctctgtcagagtgaccatcgggttcttggtcacctcccttaccaaggcccttctcccccgattgctcagcttggccgagtggccagctctaggaagagtcttggtgtttccaaacttcttccatttaagaaggatggaggccactgtgctcttggggaccttcaatgctgcagatattttttgatacccttccccagatctgtgcctcgacacaatcctgtctcggagctctatggacaattccttcgaccttgtggcttgttttttgctatgacatgcactgccaactgtgggaccttatatagacaggtgtgtgcctttccaaatcatgtccaatcaattgaattcaccacaggtggactccaatcaagttgtagaaacatctcaaggatgatcaatggaaacaggatgcacctgagctcaatttcgagtctcatagcaaagggtctgaatacttatgtaaataaggtatttctgtttttgtttttttaacatttgcatacatttataaaaagctgtttttgctttgtcattatggggtattgtatttagatttatgaggggaaaaattaatttaatcaattttagaataaggttgtaacgttacaaaacgtggaaaaagtcaagcggtctgaatactttccgaatgcactgtatgttcctAAAACAATATCTTCTAACCAACTCAAAAGTGCAGACTCTTGACTTAACTCTAAGAGAGATGCATTAACCCTAATCTAtgccctctttcccctctcccgtGCACCTACCTCAttagctcctcctctctctaatcTCATCCTTTTACCAGCTCATTTACTTTACACCACTTAGTGGCTTGGCACTGGCATGTCTGCCTCTGTTTGCAATCTCACCTAATTATCTAGTgggatatatactgaacaaaaatataaacgcaacatgcaacaatttaaacgattttactgagttacagttcatataaggaaataagtcaattgaaacaaataaattaggccataatctatggatttcacatgactggccagttacacgtggtctgcagttgtgaggccagttggacgtactgccaaattctctaaaacaacgttggagacgatttatggtagagaaattaacattacattttctggcaatagctctggtggacattcctgcagtcagcatgccaattgtacgctccctcaaaacttgagacatctgtggcattgtgttgtgtgacaaaactgcacattttagagtggccttttattgtccccagtacaagctgcacctgtgtaatgatcatgctgtttaattagtttcttgatatgccacacctgtcaggtggatggattatcttggcaaaggagaaattctcactaacagggatgtaaacaaatttgtgcacaacatttgagagaaataaacttttagtgcatatgggatcttttatttcagctcatgaaaaatgggaccaacactttacatgttgagtttatatttttgttcagcatatatAAAGCCAGGCCAGAAACTCAAGGACGTGACACTAAATAAGCTAAACTTCTGACCAAACACAAACTAACTTAGTTTTCTAAATGCTACTTCTCACAGGTCAGCCTCTTTCTCTCACACCTCTTCTACTTTAGTGTTCGTGTCTGTTAAAAATAACAACCTCTTTTAGCTACGTAATCACCTAGGCGTGCTTTCCTGTCTGTATTTCAAACAGAATTACAGGGGCTATTTTTCCAGCTCTGTCTGAATTGTTAATTTCAGTTTTCAGACATTACTCAATGTCCTCTTTAACAGACCGAACATGTGCTTGCCTTCCTTTAATATGATTGGCAGAGCTGCTCTCATTCTTTCCAGGGAGACCAGAAGAACGATAGAGGACGGGTAAAATTGAATAAAACATAGAAGCTGTTCAGCTGGATCACTTACCACCCACCAGTAGTAGACGTCTGAAGGCAGCTGGATGTTGTCCCGTgtccacacaggggagatgtCCGGGTCGTAgttctcatcaaaccattcagacaCCCCAGGGTCCCCCACACAGCGGGAGCAGGCACATGTCTTCTGCTGCTGGGTGCCCTCCAGTGAGCCCAGCTGGTGGGCACCAGCGTAGTTGGGCACAAGTTTGACTCGGCGGGACTCCTCCCACCCGGGGGGCTCCAGGTAGGGCAGGCCAACACCCCCCCTCAGGGAGatggagaagaagagggaggtGAGAAAGACGAGGCCCAGGGAGCCCAGCAGAACCCACACCCTCAGTGAGCACCGCATGCCTCCTCCACCGGCCCTGGCCCCTGCCGTCCAACCACCCCGCTCCACACTGGCCCCGCCTGTCAACAAGGGCCTCAGCTCCCCTGACCTCTGGACCCTTGCCCCCCCAGGGCTTCCCCACATCCAGCCCCAACCCCAGTGCCCCTCCCGGTGCTGGGTGACGTAGGGCACCCGGCCCCCCCAATACCATGCGCTGTTTCCTGCCACCGTCCCCAACCTGCTGGCCTCAGCTCCACTCAGTGTGCTGGCTGGCTCAGAGAGAACACTCTCCCAGcccgacagacagagagagggagagccgcTGCTCCACAGTGAGTCTCTCAGTGTCTCACACTAAACAGTTTGTCTGAGAGTCTGTGTCTGTTGCTTCCCCCCGCTCTCAGTCTCTCTGCACGCAGCTGCCGCTCTTCACACCTATCACCCACCCAGCCCCGGCTGTCCACTCACAGCACTGCTCCAGTCCTGGATGGGAGCTCCAGCAGAGCTCCAGAGTGTCTGCACATACAAAACTCTGACGAACTCTGCACAAATTGTACACTGCTAGATTCTGAGAAACTGTCAGAGCTTATAACGCTGTGTTAGCAGTCATATCCACCTATAGTGATATCCATGGTAAAAGTCAGGTAGTGAGTCATTAATGTAATCTCAGCCGTCCATGTGAGTAGCCCGCCCTGGTGTTAGGAGGTCCTCTGTGAAGTGCTGAAGCAGTCTTCTGATTAGTATGCTCTAGCGGGCTAGACGGGAGAAGGAGGGTAAAATAAGGCGGCGACTGCAGGCAGGCTGGCATGAAAGAAGCTCTATCGAGTCTCTAGTCAACCTGAACAAATAAcacgtctccccctctcctctcacttctCTGCCCCTGTCTCGCGCAAGCTTTATTTTTTCTGTAAGAAGATCCAATTCTGAGATTCTGAGACTTGTAGAAAGAGCAGAGCTACTCAGGACCTTGTGTTCTTCTCCTCTAGAACATAGGGTCAGGTGTCGTGTAGTCTAGTTCTCAAATATTCACTGCAGTGTAGCCTCAACAAGTCTGCGtgaccatcagaattccagtgcTCTTCAGCCAGAGAAAAAGCAGTCCTGTAAAACCTCCTaaagtaatataataataataatataatattacgGTCAAAGCATTCTGACCGTAATGACAAAGGGGATTGCCACAGAGTCTTAAGAAAAGTAGATATGACAACCTTAAAACGACTTACCAATGAATGCCCTCAAAGGAACTGTGAGGCAATGAGTGACTGGATTAAAAAAAGACAAATCAATCAAAAGAAAAAAATCCCATCACTCCATCTGGCGCTGATCATCAAACAggaaaggagagaaggggagCTCAGCAGCTGTCCAGCAGTGGAGATTCTTTGTAtatttgtgtgtgagtgtatgtgtatgtgaggcTGGGCCACTGCCTGCCAGTAGCTGTAGGGTTTAATTGAATTCTGCTGT from Coregonus clupeaformis isolate EN_2021a chromosome 29, ASM2061545v1, whole genome shotgun sequence encodes the following:
- the LOC121576668 gene encoding CMP-N-acetylneuraminate-beta-galactosamide-alpha-2,3-sialyltransferase 2-like, which encodes MWGSPGGARVQRSGELRPLLTGGASVERGGWTAGARAGGGGMRCSLRVWVLLGSLGLVFLTSLFFSISLRGGVGLPYLEPPGWEESRRVKLVPNYAGAHQLGSLEGTQQQKTCACSRCVGDPGVSEWFDENYDPDISPVWTRDNIQLPSDVYYWWVMLQPQFKPHAIQQVLLRLFQVLPGRSPYGSWDPARCLRCAVVGNSGNLRGAGYGPTIDGHNYIMRINLAPTVGYEEDAGSHTTHHFMYPESAKNLAANVSFVLVPFKTLDLLWITSALSTGQIRFTYAPVKQFLRVDKDKVQIFNPAFFKYIHDRWTTHHGRYPSTGMLVLFFALHVCDEVNVFGFGADSRGNWHHYWEQNRYSGEFRKTGVHDADYEALIIDSLAKAGKITIFPGK